ACTTCTTCAGACCTGGAGAGGAAAACAATGACACATGAGAACAAGGAATCCCCACCCCCCATGTCTTTGTCTACAGAAAGTGACAAGTTATAAAAGCTACATTCGTTACATTCACTTTCCAGGGAAGGTGTACAGGACTGAAATATACACAGATATTAACCTTCTCCAGCAGTCTTCACTTCTTCTTTGAGTTTCTCCACTTCCTTCCTTAGCAGGTCCATGCCCTCAGCAGTAGCCCTATCACCCCGCCCTTCCATCAGAGTCTgataacataaaaatacatatattcaAATCTTCAGTCAAATATAGTTATCCCAGTAACTCCAGTGGAAAACACTTTGCATATTCCAGGCGTACAAACTGAACAGTCAAACCATCGAGCAGGctataaacataaaatatgctCTGGATGTGGATTAAAGGTTAAAGCTGAGTTGGGTAGCTTTCATTTCAATTCATCTTTATATGATTACAATCAACTGGGTACTCTGTTAATACAGCTTTAGATTATGTAAGCAACAAGCTAATATGTGATATTAAAATCTGGacttttaaattctgttttatcATTCAATAACTGTGTAACTTATTCCCTGACCAATATGAGTTTTCCCACATGCAGTTCAAAGTGGGATATTGACTACAAATAACAGATCTTTGTGCCATTACCTGTTTCAACAGTTCATTGTCCTTCATGTATTTCTCAGCAGTCTGGTTAGCATTCTCAGCCTGTGCTTGAAGAGCAGCCGTAGTCCCAGACACTGACGCCAGCTGATTAATCAGAGTGATCAGTCGCTTCATAACGCTGCAAAAAACACAAAGGTTAGAGGAAAGCCAGGTTCAAAGTCCAGGTGTTGTATTAGAGCACAGACTCACAGCCACAGGAAGACAGCAAAACCAGAGATGTACAGGTTCCTCTGGGCTCTAAAAAGCTTCATGTGCAAGTGGTCGAACATATTTGGCTGCAGCTTGGCATCGGCGCCGTGCTCTTTAGATGAATACTTTCTCACTTCACGGACAgcatctttaaaaaacacaaaacaataagacaGACAGATGAGTTACCATACAGAGATTTGCATTTTAACTTGTATGATCTTcacaagattttattttattttattttttttttaaaatcagacaaaaagaaatcccCCATAAATTCTATGACAGCATCCCCAAAAGCTCCCCCATTAGTCCAAAAGTAGCATTAAAAATACAGACAGGGATGATTGGCTGCTTACCGAGGAAGAGAACAATGAGTATTATGATCATAGTGAGAAACACTTTGTTCCAGAATCTCGACATCCAACTCCAGATCCTCAGATGGAAAATGCTCTGCCATCTGCACAAACATGATAAGTCACAACACTATGGTGCACAACATCACTACAGCTGACAGTATATTTGTCGCAGAAACAAACACCACGCTTTGCTACCAGTGGTGAGACAAACCTGACACACGCACAATGTCgtcattattcattatttagTGTTTAAACAGTTAGTACCTTTTTAAGCAATCCAAAGTACCACAAAGTGcacaaaacaggtgaagaaATGAGttcaggcagggtggagtgggtggagatgagttTCAGGGGTAATTTGTGACAGGAGGACGGCAGCAAAAGTGAAAGGAAATGTTTAGAGAGACCCGCTATGATGTGTGACTTAAAGATGTTGGCAGATTTTAATTTGAGAGTTATCAGAACAGACAAGATTGGAAATGCATACATCAGAGGGACATCTTAGGTTGAGCAGTTTAGAGAGagagttagagaggcaaggttgagatggtttggacatgtgcacagGGATAGTGGACATACTGGACAAAAGATGTTGAGCTACTCAACAggagaaggaaaagaggaagaccacagaagaGATCCATGAATGTAGTGaagaaggacatgcagagggttggtttGACAGAAGAGATAGGATGAGATGGATCCACTGTGGGTACCCCGAAACTGAGCtaccaaaagaagaagaaagggtcTCCTTTGTCAACAGAGACCTGACTTCAAAACCATATTCAACCTGAGAACAGACTGGTAGATATACTTACCTCCTGGCAGAGATAAAGGGTAAACAGAGGATGACAATGACGCCAATTTCCAcatagagaaagagagccacAGCAGTCCACTGCAGCGTCATCTTTGCTGATGGCTTCTGAAGATAAACCTACCAAAAGACCGGAAACctaacagaaaagaagaaaagggaaagaaattGGTCTCACCAGCTTCCCCGAACAAACTATCAGCGACAGAGAAGGCAGGCTATCGTACGGGGCCATTTctcagtaataataacactaccgTTGAAAAAGTGCAATAATCTCCTCACCCAGTCTATTCACCTTCACGGAAGCTCGCAGAGGCTTGGAGTGAACTGTCAAACCGCTGTTACTGTAACCTGGTGTTACAGCACCACCGCAACAAATACGTGCAAATAGAGTGCCCGTTTATATGTTTAACTGCGGCAAAGATATAGCTGCTATAAAAGATTTCACTCTTTCCATCTTTAGCCAGCGTTCAGTGTCAAGCTTGCATGAACACATTAGCTAACGCTAACATGCAACTAACGCAGGTGATTTAGAAACATACAATTATTAAACTATTTAAGACTATTATAAGACCTGCTATAATACGTTATGCTAGATTCCAAGTAGACATACATGAAACTTCCAAAATAGCGTAAAAACAGCGACTGAGTTACTTACTAGTTAGCTTCTGAAATCAAACAGGGCAAAGTTTGTCTTCCTGCTCCAGCGCGTCCTCCTTCCACCTCTTCTGAAAAAAATAGCTTCCGTTgcagtttttcaaaataaaagctgtgatgctattacatttttttttgttatctaACAATACAAATGCGATCCCTCTTACGTACAATTATTTTCCACACAGTTATTGCTAttaatttttaaactgtagtgCTGTTTGAACACCGCTTTCACTTCATGACATTGAAGATTTTCGTGATAGGGAAAATTTTGACATTTACGTTGAAGgcaaataattaattacttgaagcCGTTTTTTCCTTCATGACAAGGAAATAACGAAATAAATTTCTTACACTTCATATTGATTATCCACTCTCAGAACACGGAaatatctttttcttttaacccCTGAAGCCAATAGAAATATTGCATCTCAGCAATGCTTTACATAAAcatgacaaacaaaaacaaacttcgCATGTACAGAGATATACTCTTCATCAGTCACCATGATTACTCTATATTCTGTTTAATAACCTACTATTGCACacttgagaaaaaaagaaagcaatagAGACAGAAATTGCAcagcaataaattaaaaaaatttatttagcataaaaacaataacaataaaaactaaagtcACACTGTTAATTTTCAATGTGGTCATGTCCTGAGATCATGTACTGATCCATATGTATTCTGGAGGTAATCTATTACAGCTGAAGTACTGGACAGAGAATTGAACACTTTTCTCTCCGGCTGCGAGCTAACCCTCTCCAGCATGTAGATAAGATGATGGTGGAAGCATGTGAACGGAGTGCCCTGCTCAACAGCTATGTCCACCCAGTCCCATATACACTGCAAAGGAGTGTCCTCATAGCCAGCAAACATGGCAGGGTTAGCAAGTAACCCACGTGCAGCCATGACACCTaataaaaaagataagaaaaaaaaatgagccAAATAGAAAGAAAACTGCCACAGTTAGAAGTGTATTTGTTACAATGCTGCTGAAAACAAACATACCATCAACACCTGTGAGCTCGTGAGTCGACTCCACATCCCGGAGATACTTTATGTCGCCGTTGGCAATGACAGGGACAGAAACACTGTCTTTAATTGTCTTTATAGCATCGTAATGTACTGGTTGGTGGCGTTCTTCTGTTGTACGACCATGGACTGTTATCCATGACACACCGGCTGATTCAGCCTTTTGACATAGATCCACTGTCTGCTTTAGGTCCTTGTGAATTCTGTGAAAGATAACAGTAACGGTATTATTATACCAATAATAAGTATGATCATAATCATAACTGGtattgttttaaataatcttcCTTTGGTTGCTCCCTTTAAGGTTACCAGGGCAGaccatctttctccatctcacTCAGTTCCTAGcgtcctcttctgtcacaccaaccctctgcatatCCTCCTTCACCTCATTCATGGATCTGCTCTGtgctcttcctcttttcccccTAACTGGCAGCTTCATATTCAACATCCTTCCCcaccaggtatttaaactcatctaccttCACTCCCTCTACAGCTTGAATGTTCACCATTCCACCTGTCTCCTTCTCATTCACAAACATGTATTCTGCCTCGCTTCTAGTCACTTTAATTTCTCTTCTGTCCagtgcatacctccacctctccagccgCTCTTCCATTTACTCCCTACTGTGCCTACACAGTGTCGGTCACAAACATCAGTGACATGTACAGTTATAAAGTTATATATTATAAAGGGGTCATAATTcttcaaaaagaaacaaagcttagtgtgtgggtttttttttttttaccttattttaatTGATGCTGTGTAGTTTGGATTGTCCACTTGATTTCTGACGTGTCTTACCATGTCTTTAACAAGTTCAGGCTTGTTAATGAGGCATGCACCATACCCAGCTGACATAGCCCatctgaaaacaacacaaaaacaaagatactGAAGAGTTCTGAGTACACTGGGTTTACTAGATTTGTACCTAactactggtcccagtaactcTTAGTTACTATCtggtataaaatgtaaatattaagaatcaacaaagaaaaagctACTCTGTACAATCACATTGTTTAAATAATGAAAAGTGACAGCATTAGTTTAAACTATCAGTAGCTGCACCTCTGGGGGCAGCCGCAGTTGAGGTCAACTCCATCTGAGAAAGGTGCCACTGCACAGGCTGCATCAGCCAGACTCTGAGCATCATGGGCAGCAAACTGCACTATTAGCGGTCGGTCACCTGAGCAGGTAAACAAAGAGTTGTAAACCATCATCATGTCAACAATAGCAATACAGACAATACTGGCATTAgtaaattttacattatgtcGCAGGGAAAATCTCTCTGTTTGAAGAAACTAGGTATGAGGTGCAAGAAATCAACCTAGTAGTTTATTACAGCTCATATTACAATGTTACTCACGTTCATTAGTAGTGAATTCACTGTCTCTGGCTTTGATTGAGCGCAGGAAGTCAGCAGCAACGATCATTGGAGTGAAGCAGATATCGCAGTTGTACTTCCTAACCAAGGACCTGAAAGCAAGCCTGAAGGAAAtaaacattagcacagtgagcATCATTAACTGTGCACGTGTTTCACCAGTAGCCATCCATAAGCAATGAAATTGTAAATTACAGTTAAAGAAATGACAGCTTTCACTTACTTTGAGTATCGAACCATTGGGGCACAAATTTTCaggacttttcccttttcaaacATGTCCATGACACTTGTGTTGCCGTTAGCGGTCTTCATTCTTCACGTAAGCGGCCAAATGTTAGCCACGTAGCGTAACAAGCTAACTATCTCAATATGCACGTGAAGCCTTTCGCTGTTCAAATATACTGTCGTCCGACATCTATGGTATTACTTCAAGGCTAAAAGAAGACCCCATCTCACAGTGTAAAACGCCATTCTGCTAAACAGAGATACGCAGGTATGACTACATGGACCTCAAAACGACACTCACGGAAATGTGTTCACTCAGTGGTACAGGGGAGGAAAAAATGCGGGCGTGTGTTTGGGACTTCTGAACTGTTACGTCATGCAACAAGATGtatgtttatgtatttaattttttttaatttattagttATTGTATTATAACCTCCAAACATACGCTATAGCTATTTCAGAGTGTAAtgtgtattttgtttaaataaatattcatgaaaaataaagaaaatgttgtTCGACGCCACGACCACACCTTTACGTCACGCAATGCGGCCTTCAGGTTCTGCGGGGGAAGTTAGCTTTTCAGCCTTCAAAAGACTAAAGCGCGAGACTGAAGAGCAATGCTGGAATAGAAGCTTGCTGATTGATAGGTGAAATTTGAAAAGATGAAGATGTTTACGCTAAAGAaatagcaacaacaacaacaacagtctgtaaatatttatgttttaaaaatacagtacCACCCAAATGCTTAGTAAACCCTTTTTTCATTATGTTAGGAAAATTGAAAATAAGTGCAAATAGATTTATTGAAAAATGTGCCTGCGTGGAATTACAGTATAATAAGGCAAAAGCAGAATTTGTATCGtactaatgagcttgaaagtcagttcTATTGTAGGTATGCATTTATTGCACCAGCAGGGTGTTTGGCATCACTAACATGCTGAAAAATAAGGCTGTTGCCATTAAGATGCTTTCCAGAAGGTACTGCATAGTGGATGAATATATTATGGTACTTTTACATGTTCATAATTCCGTCAGTTCTGACAAGATCCCAAACACAAGTGACGGAAATGCAGTTCCTTCTTGACAGTCCTCTCTCAATTGACTCAAACAGCAGCTGGATGAACTGTAAGGGctgatgcatctctcaggtcctgtttcAGGTCTTTGTTGTATATATATTGCATATATACacaatatatgtatgtatattgtCTATTTCACTGTTCATCTGCTAgtttgattgtgtgtgtgtgtgtgttttaggacTGCCTCCTTTCCAGATTCCTGAAGAACTAATtctcaagaataattaaaaaaaaatacaacagtcTGGTTCCTTAGATGCAAAATATATGGAAGAAGTTCTAAGCGGGAGTTCATGGTTCCTTTTCTGATTAGGTCAGATCCATTCTCTTCCATTTATCCTCATCAGGGTCGTCAATCCCATCTACCAGAGGGCGAGAGGCGAGTACTTCCTGGACTGGTCGCCAGTCTGTCTCTGGGTCACATGGTTTATGAATAATGAAAAGTGAAATTGTGGTGCAGGAGGTTTCTGCAACATTCATACTCACCTCTAATCAGGGCAGACTTGACAAAGGTGAAAGTAATTTCTGAAGAAACTCACCTTGGGCAGGATTGCTTTAGACATACCGAACTAATGCGCACAATGCTAATAAACAGAGCACAAACTTTAAACATGAAGAATTTTGATGAAAGCCAAATTATTGTACTTTGCCTCTGTGGCCACAAGAGGGCATTATAGTAACACAATTCTACAAAAAAGTCTGACTTAAAAGGGTCAATTCACCTCACATCAAAATATATTCTGATGCTGCcgatttaaataaacaaaaaaaacaaaaacaaaaaccccacacacaTCAGTATATCCTGATGACTTTAGTTAGATCTTCAGATTTAACAAGGCATTGTCTGGACAACAGGTTAGATACTCTAGCATTTGATCTGTGACTGATCTAGTTCAAAACCGTTTACAAATGTAAATTAGAGGTCAGTCATTCCCTTCTTCTCACTCCATATAAAATACACATCTTGTTCTTTTACCAaatctctttattttaaattggcactgaatatgtGACTGATGTGGGGGGAAAGAAGAAGCGTCAACCAATACACCaattaagattttaaaaagaaaaaaagaaattacaaaaatacTCCTCAGCACACCACACTTGTGTAGAGACTCATTTAACCatctgataataaaaaaaagtcagatcTAAAATATCAACAAGATAAATACAAACTTCAAACAGGTCACAGGGAAAGTCATAGCAGGGGAATGCAGCTTGTTACTTTGACTAGTAAGCTAGTAAAGTATACCAACATAGTATCCACTTCAGTAAACTCCACACTCGTGATTCATCTAAACTACCTGCTTGTTCAGTTTAAGCTTACACACGATTATGAATAGAGAAGTTTCCTTAATCCATCAATATTTACATCATACAATGTTAAGTGCCGCCTTTAACAGTGGCTAGAGGCAAGGCTTGCAAAGAGCTTCAGTTGTTTgctgtgcacaaaaaaaaaaaaaaaaaaaaaaacgtgatcAGACATTTTGTACAGTGTGGATAAGTTagtgatatatttttttagcatatatattttttaaaaaagtgttaacTGCTCTTCTGCTCCTTGAACATCCTCAGCAGTGTTAAAAGGTGCTCCTCTCTTTAGCTACAGCCTCGTTGCTTTAAAGATAACTTTAAAGAAGTCACTCACACGCTTGACCAGCTTAATGCAACACAATTTGCTGAGAGCAAATATGCATTGTCCtcattttggtccatattatTTCTACAGCTAATACAAACAACGCATCATTACACCTCTGGAAACCTTTCAACCAACTACAACCTGAAGCATTCAAAAGTAATACCCATGCTAGTGGAGAGCTTCATTCATTGGCAGGGATATAAACATGTCCTGACATGGTCTGAATATTTAATCTACTCAAACCATGTCTTACCTCCTTTGTTCTCTGTAACATGTTATATAAACACACTTCTTAAAATGATAGCAGGCTACACAAGTGTTAAAAAAGACAAGACAGCAGGTCAGTGGCAACTAGCCTTAAGGGAGCACCAATTTAGGGGCCGAGGGAATGACAGCATGTCCCTGGCCATCTCCCCCCGTGATTCCACTCTCACTGAGGTAACTTTCTGTTGGCCACAGCATCCAGCTCTACGCTGGAGAGGAAACGCCTGGACAGCCGGTGACAGTTGTAGCTCAGCTCTGTGGTATAGATGGTGCTGGCTTTCTTGGGGTAGATGATGGTGGTGCTCTTGAACTGCTTGGGACGATGGCGAGGCTGGAACTCCAGCTGTGTCACGTAGTGGCGCCAGGTGCTGTTGGACACAGCCATAACGGTCTGCCTGCAGTGTTCGAGGCTTTGGCCCCACGGCTCCAGGCTGACATTCTGGATGAAGTGGCGGTCTGAGTCATAGTGCACTGAGGAGGTGTATCTATGGataagagagagagtgcagcaATTTTAGTCAAACAAAATACAGCAAAGCTAACTCACGAGCCAACAGTGCCACTTTTCTCTTGTACATGCTTTTTGGGCTGTCACATCAAAGTCAACACACCTCATTTCCTTTGGTGGTAATGGATCAAGTGCTATGCCTTCCCCAAAGGACAGCGGGTGTAGCTGTGGGAAAGATCCAGCAGGTAAAGCTGGAACCTGCAAAACATGAAAGGGACCCTCAGTGGATACATGGGAGCTTTGGCCCAGTTCAGAGCCACAGGCGGTTTAAACAAGACGTTTTGGTTTTTTACGCATATAAACAAataacttcaaaaaaaaaaaaaaaaaaaaaaaaatgttcagtgCTGAAGTGGCCTACTTCTTTACTTAAAAGAGGGCTGTTGCCTAGTAACTTCAATAACCACTATTTTATGTCTCAAATCAATACCTGTGCATGCAACATGCattcaaaagtaaaacagtcATTTTTAAGAGCAAGAAGTCAGATTTCAGGTGCAGTTCACGACCATTTGTTTTGCTCCGACAGGAAACTGATGGGTTAGATCACAAGATGTAGTGAGAAACACTGGTGGTACGTACCAGGGAACCCCTTCCTTCGTCTTCGGACACAGAGCTCACTCCACCGGCTTTATCTGCGGACACTGGCAGCAGCCAGGCACTGGGGCTCGGACTCGGGGGTAAGCCAGAGTCCGGGCTATCAAGTCCTCTCTCAGCCCTGCAACTCATATCCAGAGGATCTCCTTCACATAAATTTGGCAAGTTCAAACTGCCAACCATTTCTAGGTAAAAGTTGCAAAATCCCAGCGAGTAAGAGGCAGGTTACGAAAGAGGATTACTTCCAGCGTGCA
The genomic region above belongs to Oreochromis aureus strain Israel breed Guangdong linkage group 14, ZZ_aureus, whole genome shotgun sequence and contains:
- the LOC116322939 gene encoding tRNA-dihydrouridine(20a/20b) synthase [NAD(P)+]-like isoform X1 is translated as MKTANGNTSVMDMFEKGKVLKICAPMVRYSKLAFRSLVRKYNCDICFTPMIVAADFLRSIKARDSEFTTNERDRPLIVQFAAHDAQSLADAACAVAPFSDGVDLNCGCPQRWAMSAGYGACLINKPELVKDMVRHVRNQVDNPNYTASIKIRIHKDLKQTVDLCQKAESAGVSWITVHGRTTEERHQPVHYDAIKTIKDSVSVPVIANGDIKYLRDVESTHELTGVDGVMAARGLLANPAMFAGYEDTPLQCIWDWVDIAVEQGTPFTCFHHHLIYMLERVSSQPERKVFNSLSSTSAVIDYLQNTYGSVHDLRT
- the rflnb gene encoding refilin B gives rise to the protein MVGSLNLPNLCEGDPLDMSCRAERGLDSPDSGLPPSPSPSAWLLPVSADKAGGVSSVSEDEGRGSLVPALPAGSFPQLHPLSFGEGIALDPLPPKEMRYTSSVHYDSDRHFIQNVSLEPWGQSLEHCRQTVMAVSNSTWRHYVTQLEFQPRHRPKQFKSTTIIYPKKASTIYTTELSYNCHRLSRRFLSSVELDAVANRKLPQ
- the LOC116322939 gene encoding uncharacterized protein LOC116322939 isoform X2, yielding MKTANGNTSVMDMFEKGKVLKICAPMVRYSKLAFRSLVRKYNCDICFTPMIVAADFLRSIKARDSEFTTNERDRPLIVQFAAHDAQSLADAACAVAPFSDGVDLNCGCPQRWAMSAGYGACLINKPELVKDMVRHVRNQVDNPNYTASIKIRIHKDLKQTVDLCQKAESAGVSWITVHGRTTEERHQPVHYDAIKTIKDSVSVPVIANGDIKYLRDVESTHELTGVDGMFKPSAKMTLQWTAVALFLYVEIGVIVILCLPFISARRWQSIFHLRIWSWMSRFWNKVFLTMIIILIVLFLDAVREVRKYSSKEHGADAKLQPNMFDHLHMKLFRAQRNLYISGFAVFLWLVMKRLITLINQLASVSGTTAALQAQAENANQTAEKYMKDNELLKQTLMEGRGDRATAEGMDLLRKEVEKLKEEVKTAGEGLKKSQSEADVMKKQMEGLAREYDRLLKEHQELQNLRDSGNKKED